Proteins found in one Enterococcus sp. 9D6_DIV0238 genomic segment:
- the priA gene encoding primosomal protein N' has translation MRKTAQVIVDVPTMQTDQPFTYLIPLDLEEQLSVGMRVAVPFGNGNRHLQGFVLEIRTVSEAEIAKQTFQWKEILSVLDLKPVLNTELLALADYMKEKTFAFKITCLQTMLPSVMRADYRKYIYLTDELEEAMQDELFYGLDEIAWEDAQARNILPQLMQLRKLQKVDIRYEVNTRNKVKTIRQIQATKSFEQLEEARMALRKGAQKKEQLINYLQQLGTEQLTTVKEMKELGFSTAVLNDGAKRGWLIFVETEAYRDPFADHTFEQTTALSLNEEQQIAVDQVLGSMNQGTSKTYLLEGITGSGKTEVYLQIIAEALHQGKTAMMLVPEISLTPQMVQRFKSRFGDQVAVMHSALSQGEKYDEWRKIERGEAQVVVGVRSAIFSPLENVGVIIIDEEHEASYKQEETPRYHARDLAIWRGEYHHCPVVLGSATPSLESRARTQKNVYERLVLTKRANQTASLPTIEVVDMREEVQRKNTSSFSLALQEKLRDRMAKKEQSVLLLNRRGYSSFVMCRDCGYVLPCPNCDISLTLHMDTKTMKCHYCGHEERIPHRCPNCDGDKIRYYGTGTQKVEEELKQLFPESRILRMDVDTTRRKGAHEKILTAFGNHEADILLGTQMIAKGLDFPNVTLVGVLNADTALNLPDFRSSERTFQLLTQVSGRAGRAEKPGEVIIQSFNPEHYAIQLAKAQDYEDFYQKEMYVRHRGDYPPFYFTVQITASHPEENQAAKQMFEIVKELKAGLSDQSILLGPTPNAIMRVNNRYFYQVIIKYKHEPNLQNMLKKILTDTQKATAHGLKLSIDAEPMNFI, from the coding sequence ATGAGAAAAACGGCGCAGGTCATTGTTGATGTTCCAACGATGCAGACGGATCAACCGTTTACTTATTTGATTCCTTTAGACTTAGAAGAACAACTTTCAGTAGGAATGCGGGTAGCAGTTCCTTTTGGCAATGGAAATCGCCATTTGCAAGGGTTTGTTCTAGAAATCAGAACCGTTTCTGAAGCTGAAATAGCAAAGCAAACATTTCAATGGAAGGAAATCCTTTCTGTATTAGATTTGAAACCCGTACTAAATACAGAGTTATTAGCCTTAGCAGACTATATGAAGGAAAAAACATTCGCTTTTAAAATCACCTGCCTGCAAACGATGTTACCTAGTGTGATGAGAGCAGATTACCGAAAATACATATATTTGACTGACGAATTAGAAGAAGCAATGCAGGATGAACTATTCTATGGATTAGATGAAATCGCTTGGGAAGATGCACAAGCACGCAATATTTTGCCTCAGCTGATGCAGCTTAGAAAGCTGCAGAAAGTCGATATTCGTTATGAAGTCAATACTAGAAACAAAGTCAAAACGATTCGGCAGATCCAAGCGACCAAAAGCTTTGAACAGCTGGAAGAAGCGCGAATGGCGCTTAGAAAAGGGGCACAAAAAAAAGAACAGCTGATCAATTATTTACAGCAGTTGGGCACAGAACAGCTAACGACCGTCAAAGAAATGAAAGAATTGGGTTTTAGTACAGCTGTGTTAAATGATGGAGCAAAACGAGGTTGGTTGATTTTTGTTGAAACCGAAGCTTATCGTGATCCATTTGCAGATCATACCTTTGAACAAACAACGGCATTATCATTGAATGAAGAACAACAGATCGCAGTTGATCAAGTATTGGGTTCGATGAATCAGGGAACAAGTAAGACCTACTTGTTAGAAGGAATTACTGGAAGTGGTAAAACAGAAGTCTATCTACAAATCATTGCAGAAGCTTTACATCAAGGAAAAACGGCAATGATGCTTGTACCGGAAATTTCGTTGACGCCACAGATGGTCCAACGCTTCAAGAGCCGCTTTGGTGATCAAGTGGCAGTGATGCACAGTGCATTATCTCAAGGGGAAAAATATGATGAATGGCGTAAGATCGAACGCGGTGAAGCGCAAGTAGTAGTAGGTGTACGTTCAGCTATTTTTTCACCGTTAGAAAATGTTGGTGTCATTATTATCGATGAAGAACATGAAGCTAGTTATAAGCAGGAAGAAACGCCGCGATATCATGCACGTGATTTAGCAATTTGGCGTGGGGAGTATCATCATTGTCCAGTGGTTTTGGGGAGTGCGACACCGTCCTTAGAGTCTCGAGCACGGACACAAAAAAATGTCTATGAACGCTTGGTCCTAACGAAAAGAGCAAACCAGACCGCATCCCTGCCGACGATCGAAGTCGTAGATATGAGAGAAGAAGTACAAAGGAAAAACACCTCTTCCTTTTCATTAGCGCTTCAAGAAAAGCTACGGGATCGTATGGCTAAAAAGGAACAAAGTGTTCTATTGTTGAATCGCCGAGGGTATTCTTCTTTTGTGATGTGCCGTGATTGCGGGTATGTTTTACCTTGTCCAAATTGTGATATTTCATTGACTTTGCACATGGATACGAAAACAATGAAGTGTCATTATTGTGGTCATGAAGAACGGATTCCACACCGCTGCCCAAATTGTGACGGGGATAAGATTCGTTACTATGGAACTGGGACGCAAAAGGTAGAAGAAGAATTGAAGCAGTTATTTCCGGAAAGTCGAATTTTACGAATGGATGTCGATACAACTCGACGTAAAGGCGCCCATGAGAAAATTTTGACAGCATTTGGCAACCATGAAGCAGACATCTTATTAGGAACTCAAATGATCGCTAAAGGACTGGATTTTCCGAATGTTACGTTGGTCGGTGTATTGAATGCTGATACCGCATTGAATCTTCCCGACTTTCGTTCCAGTGAGCGAACGTTTCAGCTATTGACTCAAGTCAGTGGTCGAGCAGGCCGAGCTGAAAAACCAGGTGAAGTGATCATCCAGTCTTTTAATCCAGAACATTATGCAATTCAGCTGGCTAAAGCACAAGATTATGAAGACTTTTATCAAAAAGAGATGTATGTTCGTCATCGTGGCGACTATCCGCCCTTTTATTTTACCGTCCAAATCACTGCCAGCCATCCAGAGGAAAACCAAGCAGCAAAGCAGATGTTTGAAATCGTTAAGGAGTTAAAGGCTGGTCTATCTGATCAAAGTATTTTGCTGGGACCAACGCCGAATGCAATCATGCGTGTCAATAATCGTTACTTCTATCAAGTGATCATCAAATATAAGCATGAGCCTAATTTACAGAATATGTTAAAGAAAATACTGACAGATACTCAAAAGGCTACAGCACACGGACTGAAACTATCGATCGATGCAGAACCGATGAATTTTATCTGA
- the lepB gene encoding signal peptidase I, with protein sequence MNRKRIIHKKNRKRQKHKELGREVAITFLIVILIGLLLSRFVFSLPENVGYGMMNSLRDGDRVYVNRLGKLRRFSLIYFKQPDGKGTAIRRIIGLPGEQVRYTNDDLYINDRLVVERFLQKSLAQAKLADEVITKDFDSTDILKTDDGTIPDGHYLVLGDNRGYATDSRYYGVVDKKKIIGTVELRWWPFYQIRSYR encoded by the coding sequence ATGAATAGAAAAAGAATAATTCATAAGAAAAATCGTAAACGTCAGAAGCACAAAGAACTTGGAAGAGAAGTAGCGATCACTTTTTTGATCGTCATTTTGATCGGACTATTGCTTTCACGATTTGTATTTTCCTTGCCTGAAAATGTTGGGTATGGAATGATGAACAGTCTAAGGGATGGAGATCGTGTTTATGTCAATCGTTTAGGTAAACTGCGGCGTTTTTCCTTGATTTATTTTAAGCAGCCGGATGGAAAAGGCACAGCCATTCGGCGAATCATTGGCTTGCCGGGAGAACAGGTGCGTTACACCAATGATGATCTGTATATAAATGATCGACTAGTAGTAGAACGTTTTTTACAAAAGTCATTGGCTCAAGCAAAATTGGCTGATGAAGTGATCACAAAAGATTTTGATTCAACTGATATTCTCAAAACGGATGATGGGACCATTCCGGATGGTCACTATCTTGTTCTCGGTGATAATCGTGGATATGCAACAGATAGCCGCTATTATGGAGTTGTTGATAAAAAGAAGATCATAGGAACAGTTGAATTGCGCTGGTGGCCGTTTTATCAAATCAGAAGCTACCGATAA
- a CDS encoding RNA polymerase sigma factor, giving the protein MEKDLQIKLVKKAKKGDAHAFVQLCEMYQVVLYNAAYKLLLNDEDVADCLQETEIRAWQKITNLKNEAAFNTWIFRIMVNSAKDILKKRVKGIEFEEKHVQNGIVDCEIPDLIQELNALSENYRIPLVLYYYAGFSIKEISEQLKMSTNTVKTRLMRGRVKLKNLLEEENNG; this is encoded by the coding sequence ATGGAAAAAGATTTGCAAATCAAGCTGGTCAAAAAAGCAAAGAAAGGTGATGCGCACGCCTTTGTACAGCTTTGCGAGATGTACCAAGTTGTTTTATATAATGCAGCTTATAAGCTGTTGTTAAATGATGAAGATGTTGCTGATTGTTTACAGGAAACTGAAATTCGTGCTTGGCAGAAAATTACAAATTTAAAAAACGAAGCTGCATTTAACACGTGGATCTTTCGAATCATGGTCAACAGTGCGAAAGATATTTTAAAAAAGAGAGTCAAAGGAATCGAATTCGAAGAAAAGCATGTACAAAACGGAATAGTCGATTGTGAAATACCTGATTTAATCCAAGAATTGAATGCATTATCAGAGAACTATAGAATCCCGCTTGTTTTATACTATTACGCAGGTTTTAGCATCAAAGAAATCTCAGAACAATTAAAAATGTCAACGAACACAGTGAAAACAAGACTGATGCGTGGCAGAGTGAAATTAAAAAATCTATTGGAGGAGGAAAACAATGGATAA
- the rsmB gene encoding 16S rRNA (cytosine(967)-C(5))-methyltransferase RsmB — translation MGKKIPARVKNSVRYVALRTIERVDNGGAYSNLLLNEMINSSALGEKDSRLFTELVYGTISRKLLLEYYLTPFIQNPKKVDSWVKNLLSLSVYQLVFLDKIPDHAIINEAVEIGKHRGNSGIGKFVNGVLRAFQREGAPSLEKIQDPIKRLSIEISMPQWLTEKLIKQLGVEETRTLGLSLFEKSHVSGRVDTNEISVEEALDELKRDHIEASASRVSPYGVVADKGFLAGSYLFGAGQLTIQDESSMLVAPAMQIEKNHVVLDACAAPGGKTTHIATFLDSKQGGRVKSLDIHDHKIKLIKQNAERLHVKEVVDTEKLDARKVGEEFPADYFDRILVDAPCSGLGLMRRKPDIKYHKSAQDFEQLPKIQLEILESVAPTLKQWGIMVYSTCTIAEEENQEVVAAFLEKHPEFKKIEVKANDLVQTAVKDQMLTLYPHQLGTDGFFICCMQKVC, via the coding sequence ATGGGTAAAAAAATACCAGCACGAGTGAAGAACTCCGTACGTTATGTGGCATTGAGAACCATCGAACGTGTGGATAATGGAGGAGCGTACTCCAATCTATTATTAAATGAAATGATCAATAGCTCTGCATTAGGAGAAAAAGACAGTCGTTTATTTACAGAGCTTGTTTACGGCACGATCAGCCGCAAATTATTATTAGAATACTATTTAACACCTTTTATTCAAAACCCTAAAAAGGTCGATAGTTGGGTCAAGAATTTGCTTAGTTTGTCCGTATATCAACTCGTTTTTCTAGATAAAATACCCGATCATGCGATCATCAATGAAGCTGTCGAAATTGGAAAACATCGTGGAAATAGCGGCATCGGTAAATTTGTCAATGGTGTATTGCGGGCGTTTCAACGTGAAGGCGCGCCAAGCTTAGAGAAAATCCAAGATCCTATCAAACGCTTGTCGATCGAGATCAGTATGCCGCAATGGCTGACAGAAAAACTGATCAAGCAATTGGGCGTGGAAGAAACAAGAACGTTGGGCTTATCTCTGTTTGAAAAAAGCCATGTCAGCGGCCGTGTTGATACAAATGAAATCAGCGTTGAAGAGGCATTGGATGAGTTGAAACGTGATCATATCGAAGCTTCAGCGAGTCGGGTTTCGCCTTATGGTGTGGTGGCGGACAAAGGTTTTTTAGCCGGCAGCTATCTATTTGGCGCTGGACAGCTGACCATTCAGGACGAAAGTTCAATGTTGGTGGCACCAGCGATGCAAATCGAAAAAAATCATGTTGTGCTGGATGCATGTGCAGCACCGGGAGGAAAAACGACTCATATTGCTACCTTTTTAGACTCTAAGCAAGGTGGACGCGTAAAATCATTAGATATTCATGATCATAAAATAAAATTGATCAAACAAAATGCAGAACGTCTTCATGTGAAAGAGGTAGTAGACACTGAAAAACTAGATGCACGTAAGGTTGGCGAAGAGTTTCCTGCTGACTATTTTGATCGAATTTTAGTCGATGCACCTTGTTCTGGGTTAGGTTTGATGCGCAGAAAGCCGGATATCAAGTACCATAAATCAGCACAAGATTTTGAACAGCTGCCAAAAATCCAGCTGGAAATTCTGGAAAGTGTTGCCCCAACATTGAAACAATGGGGTATAATGGTCTATAGCACTTGTACGATTGCCGAAGAAGAAAATCAAGAAGTTGTTGCAGCATTTTTAGAGAAGCACCCTGAATTTAAAAAAATCGAAGTGAAAGCCAATGACCTTGTACAGACTGCTGTTAAAGATCAAATGCTGACATTATATCCGCATCAATTAGGGACAGATGGCTTTTTTATTTGTTGTATGCAGAAAGTTTGTTAA
- the def gene encoding peptide deformylase codes for MRYPIVIHPNERLMQKAMPVTMITDETITILENMYETMIAHDGIGLAAPQIGKNIQLAVIEVDEETGLFELINPEIIESKGTDVDVEGCLSIPGTYGTVERAEEVTVRYFDREGDEIEVTAYGYLARAFQHEIDHLNGELFIDKIIEPIKPEDLDAYMEEHLDD; via the coding sequence ATGCGCTATCCTATTGTGATACATCCCAATGAACGTTTGATGCAAAAAGCAATGCCGGTCACTATGATCACGGATGAAACCATCACTATTTTAGAAAATATGTATGAAACAATGATTGCTCATGACGGAATTGGTCTGGCAGCGCCGCAAATCGGTAAAAATATTCAACTTGCAGTGATCGAAGTCGACGAGGAAACGGGGTTGTTTGAATTGATCAATCCTGAAATCATTGAAAGTAAAGGAACGGATGTCGATGTTGAAGGCTGCTTAAGCATTCCGGGCACCTATGGAACGGTTGAGCGGGCAGAAGAAGTCACGGTTCGGTATTTCGATCGTGAAGGAGATGAGATCGAAGTAACTGCCTATGGTTATTTAGCTAGAGCTTTTCAGCATGAAATCGATCATTTAAACGGAGAATTATTTATCGATAAGATCATCGAACCGATCAAACCGGAAGATTTAGATGCATATATGGAGGAACATTTAGATGACTAA
- a CDS encoding Stp1/IreP family PP2C-type Ser/Thr phosphatase: protein MEINFQTDVGRRRNTNQDYAGLFENQTGLALAILADGMGGHQAGDVASQMAVNNLGARWQESQIETSEKAAQWLIKEIQDENERIYQKGQSQPEYLGMGTTIVSAVLLEQSFVLANIGDSRAYLIRNEQLVQLTEDHSLVNELVKSGEITREMAANHPRKNVLTRSLGMPGTVEVDVTNHLWVPDDYILLCSDGLTNMVSEEDILAIILSDKPLKEKVSTLITQANEAGGADNITVLVIHFDEQKEANQ from the coding sequence GTGGAAATCAATTTTCAAACAGATGTCGGACGGAGACGAAATACGAATCAGGATTATGCTGGTCTATTTGAGAATCAGACAGGTCTAGCTTTAGCGATTTTGGCTGATGGAATGGGCGGCCATCAAGCTGGTGATGTTGCTAGCCAAATGGCAGTGAATAATCTAGGGGCACGCTGGCAGGAAAGTCAAATTGAAACATCAGAAAAAGCAGCACAGTGGCTGATCAAAGAAATTCAAGATGAAAACGAGCGGATCTATCAAAAAGGACAGTCTCAACCAGAATATTTAGGGATGGGGACAACGATCGTCAGCGCAGTGTTGTTGGAGCAATCCTTTGTACTGGCGAATATTGGCGATAGCCGTGCCTATTTAATACGTAATGAGCAGTTGGTTCAGCTGACAGAAGACCATTCATTAGTGAACGAATTGGTAAAATCTGGTGAAATTACCCGTGAAATGGCAGCCAATCATCCGCGGAAAAATGTTTTGACCCGCTCGTTAGGCATGCCGGGGACTGTCGAAGTAGATGTAACGAATCATCTTTGGGTGCCGGATGATTATATTTTATTGTGTTCAGATGGGTTGACGAATATGGTTTCTGAAGAGGATATATTAGCGATCATACTTTCAGATAAACCACTAAAAGAAAAAGTGTCAACGTTGATCACTCAAGCCAATGAAGCAGGCGGAGCGGATAATATTACCGTTTTAGTAATCCATTTTGACGAACAGAAGGAGGCAAACCAATGA
- a CDS encoding DUF916 and DUF3324 domain-containing protein — MKKFFSMWLIVILYIGINSGFLSIIAQASDDDGSSFTYKVIQPENQHNKEVGYFDLRMTPDQEQTVIIKMNNSSDKEITVNVSLNSAKTNTNGVIEYGPSKLEKDKSLKYDFADLVKGDTTVKIPAKQSVDYPLTIKMPATQFDGVISGGIYMIQKGQTEDQEAMIKNEYGYLVGMILTETDIAIKPSLQLNKVFAEQQNYRNAVFINYSNTQQAYIDNMTVDVQIMAKGSDEVLYDTKQNKMRMAPNSQINFPVLMNGEKMVAGDYRAHVLVTTDNDGRWEWEQEFTITDEEADKFNQEDVSLLQESRVNWPLILILVAGALSMVLGIFFVVHFLNRKKKRAKKRRKGMKPRKKRAE; from the coding sequence ATGAAAAAATTTTTTTCAATGTGGCTGATCGTTATTCTATACATAGGGATCAATAGTGGCTTTTTATCTATTATTGCTCAGGCATCAGACGATGACGGCAGCAGCTTCACTTACAAAGTAATTCAGCCAGAAAACCAACATAATAAAGAAGTCGGTTATTTCGATTTACGGATGACACCCGATCAGGAACAAACAGTCATAATCAAAATGAATAATAGTTCTGATAAAGAGATCACTGTAAATGTTTCATTGAATAGTGCCAAAACAAATACAAATGGAGTCATCGAATACGGACCGTCGAAATTGGAAAAGGACAAATCACTGAAATATGATTTTGCTGATTTAGTCAAAGGGGATACAACGGTCAAGATTCCAGCAAAGCAAAGTGTGGATTATCCACTGACGATCAAAATGCCGGCAACTCAATTTGATGGTGTGATTTCTGGTGGTATTTATATGATCCAAAAGGGACAAACAGAGGATCAAGAAGCGATGATCAAAAATGAGTATGGTTATTTGGTTGGAATGATCTTAACGGAAACAGACATAGCAATAAAACCATCGCTGCAATTAAATAAAGTTTTTGCAGAACAGCAGAACTACCGCAATGCTGTATTCATCAATTACTCCAACACTCAGCAGGCGTATATCGATAACATGACAGTTGATGTTCAAATTATGGCAAAAGGTTCAGATGAAGTCTTATATGACACCAAACAAAATAAAATGCGGATGGCTCCGAATTCTCAAATCAATTTTCCTGTCTTGATGAATGGTGAAAAAATGGTAGCTGGTGATTATCGGGCACATGTATTGGTCACAACAGACAATGATGGTAGATGGGAATGGGAGCAAGAATTTACGATCACAGATGAAGAAGCAGATAAGTTCAACCAAGAAGATGTGAGTTTACTGCAGGAAAGTCGTGTGAACTGGCCGTTGATCTTAATTTTGGTAGCTGGTGCATTAAGCATGGTTTTGGGGATCTTCTTTGTGGTGCATTTCTTAAATCGGAAGAAAAAAAGAGCGAAGAAAAGGCGCAAAGGAATGAAACCAAGAAAAAAAAGAGCAGAATGA
- a CDS encoding winged helix-turn-helix domain-containing protein, producing the protein MYRIGVVNFEGDAAEWAQLQAQLPNDWELHQAVLDKETIFDLLILLENTLEQVGATCARLLQINKETGSLIWIWSKTQNEMNRLVYLRLGADGVMTENISLEEWTLIVSNALRRKKNHPQKIREKESGETSNDGLVLNIKNRSVIVNDNEEVQLTNLEYKAMDLLVQNMGETVTYEEIYNAIWGDPESEHRKLYRISNLIFHIRKKFEAETGTSKPIRTVRSKGYILTFD; encoded by the coding sequence ATGTATCGTATTGGTGTGGTAAACTTTGAAGGCGATGCGGCAGAATGGGCGCAGCTACAGGCGCAACTGCCGAATGATTGGGAACTGCATCAAGCAGTTTTGGATAAAGAGACTATTTTTGATCTGCTCATTTTGCTAGAAAACACGCTGGAACAAGTTGGAGCAACTTGCGCTCGATTACTACAGATAAACAAAGAAACAGGTTCATTGATCTGGATTTGGTCAAAGACGCAAAATGAAATGAATCGATTGGTGTATTTAAGACTTGGCGCGGACGGTGTGATGACAGAAAATATAAGTTTAGAAGAATGGACCTTGATCGTGTCCAATGCTTTACGGCGCAAAAAAAATCATCCGCAAAAAATAAGAGAAAAAGAATCAGGTGAAACGAGTAATGATGGGCTTGTTTTAAATATTAAAAATAGAAGTGTCATCGTTAATGATAATGAAGAGGTTCAATTAACGAATCTTGAATATAAAGCGATGGATCTTTTAGTACAGAATATGGGTGAAACAGTTACCTATGAAGAAATTTATAATGCAATCTGGGGAGATCCAGAAAGTGAACACCGGAAGCTATATCGCATCAGTAATTTGATTTTTCATATACGAAAGAAATTCGAAGCTGAGACAGGAACGTCCAAGCCGATCCGAACAGTCCGTTCAAAAGGCTACATTTTGACGTTTGATTGA
- the fmt gene encoding methionyl-tRNA formyltransferase, whose translation MTKLIFMGTPAFSVPILEGLIENGYEIQAVVTQPDRPVGRKKVITPTPVKKAAVKHGLLVLQPEKISGSAEMDKIIELAPDLIVTAAFGQFLPEKILQTPKFGAINVHASLLPKYRGGAPVHYSIIEGEKETGVTIMEMVKKMDAGDILSQKAIPITKSDDVGTMFERLSVVGKELLLDTLPKLLNNQITPIPQAEDQVTFSPNITREQERIDWNKTAEQVDNQVRGMRPWPTAFTTYKESNWKIWDVTPLTETTKAAPGTVVKRSKKELWIACGQGTVLSVNVLQPSGKGKLSVQDFLNGVGQTVAEADKVG comes from the coding sequence ATGACTAAACTTATATTTATGGGAACACCAGCGTTTTCAGTCCCTATTTTAGAAGGCTTGATCGAAAATGGCTATGAGATCCAAGCAGTCGTGACACAGCCTGATCGCCCAGTAGGACGGAAAAAAGTAATCACGCCAACACCAGTCAAAAAAGCTGCAGTCAAACATGGATTGCTTGTCTTACAGCCGGAAAAAATCTCAGGATCTGCTGAGATGGATAAAATCATCGAACTGGCACCGGATTTAATTGTCACAGCTGCCTTTGGACAGTTTTTACCAGAAAAGATTCTACAAACACCTAAATTTGGTGCGATCAATGTTCATGCGTCTTTACTGCCTAAATACCGTGGCGGAGCACCTGTTCATTATTCTATTATTGAAGGAGAAAAAGAAACAGGCGTGACGATCATGGAAATGGTAAAAAAAATGGATGCTGGGGACATCCTTTCGCAAAAAGCTATTCCGATCACTAAATCAGATGATGTCGGTACAATGTTTGAACGTTTAAGTGTTGTAGGCAAAGAATTATTGCTGGACACATTACCAAAACTCTTAAACAACCAAATCACGCCGATACCTCAGGCAGAAGATCAGGTGACTTTCTCACCAAATATCACAAGAGAGCAAGAACGGATCGACTGGAATAAAACAGCTGAACAAGTAGATAATCAAGTGCGTGGAATGCGTCCTTGGCCGACAGCTTTCACTACGTATAAAGAGAGCAATTGGAAAATTTGGGATGTTACACCTTTAACGGAGACGACAAAAGCTGCTCCTGGAACGGTGGTCAAACGTAGTAAAAAAGAGCTATGGATCGCTTGTGGTCAAGGCACAGTGCTTTCTGTGAATGTCCTTCAGCCCTCTGGTAAAGGAAAACTCTCTGTTCAAGATTTCTTGAATGGCGTAGGTCAAACAGTAGCAGAAGCAGATAAGGTGGGCTGA